The following are from one region of the Primulina eburnea isolate SZY01 chromosome 17, ASM2296580v1, whole genome shotgun sequence genome:
- the LOC140818563 gene encoding ubiquitin C-terminal hydrolase 12-like isoform X1: MTMMTPQPLDQQDDEEMLVPHSDVVEGPQPLVEGPQPMEVATADNAGTLENQVSDEPQASRFTWAIENFSRLNMKKIYSDIFVVGGYKWRVLIFPKGNNVDYLSMYLDVADSANLPYGWNRYAQFSLAIVNHVHNKYTVKKDTQHQFNQRESDWGFTSFMPLSELYDPNKGYLVNDTCIVEADVAVRKVVDYWAYDSKKETGYVGLKNQGATCYMNSLLQTLYHIPYFRKAVYHMPTTENDNPTGSIPLALQSLYYKLQYNDTSVATKELTKSFGWDTYDSFLQHDVQELNRVLCEKLEDKMKGTVVEGTIQQLFEGHHMNYIECINVDFKSTRKESFYDLQLDVKGCKDVYASFDKYVEVERLEGDNKYHAEDHGLQDAKKGVLFIDFPPVLQLQLKRFEYDFMRDMMVKINDRYEFPLELDLDRDNGKYLSPEADKSVRNLYILHSVLVHSGGVHGGHYYAFIRPTLSDQWYKFDDERVTKEDAKRALEEQYGGEEELPQTNPGFNNTPFKFTKYSNAYMLVYIRVSDKDKIICNVDEKDIAVHLRVRLKKEQEEKEDKRRYKAQAHLYTIIKVARDEDLREQIGKDIYFDLVDHDKVRNFRIQKQMPFNLFKEEVAKELGVPVQFQRFWIWAKRQNHTYRPNRPLTPQEEAQTVGALREVSNKAHNAELKLFLEVEYGPDLHPIIPPEKIKEDILLFFKLYDPEKEELRYVGRLFVKSSRKPIEIQTKLNELAGFAPDEEIEFFEEIKYEPSVMCERLDKRASFRFSQIEDGDIICFQKRPQPESEEIFRFPDVPLFLEYVKNRQVVHFRALERPKEDEFFLELSKNHTYDDVMERVAQRLGLDDPSKIRLTPHNCYSQQPKPNPIKYRAVDHLLDMLVHYNQISDILYYEVLDIPLPELQCLKTLKVAFHHATKDEAVILNIRLPKQSTVGVVLNEIKTKVELSHPSAELRLLEVFYHKIYKIFPINEKIENINDQYWTLRAEEIPEEEKNIGPNDRLIHVYHFTKESAQNQVQVQNFGDPFFLVIHEGEKLEDVKLRIQRRLQVPDEEFSKWKFAFLSLGRPEYLEDSDIISSRFQRREVYGAWEQYLGLEHSDTSPKRAYTANQNRHTFEKPVKIYN; this comes from the exons ATGACCATGATGACTCCTCAGCCGTTGGAT CAGCAGGATGATGAAGAGATGCTGGTGCCGCACTCGGATGTAGTAGAAGGGCCTCAGCCTTTGGTTGAAGGACCTCAACCAATGGAAG TGGCAACAGCAGACAATGCAGGAACTTTGGAAAACCAGGTGAGTGATGAGCCTCAGGCGTCACGCTTCACGTGGGCAATAGAGAACTTTTCCCGATTGAATATGAAGAAGATTTATTCTGACATCTTCGTTGTTGGGGGATATAAATG GCGGGTACTTATTTTCCCTAAGGGAAATAATGTGGATTATTTGTCGATGTATTTAGATGTCGCTGATTCAGCAAACTTGCCATATGGGTGGAATAGATATGCACAGTTTAGCCTGGCTATAGTTAATCATGTGCATAACAAGTATACAGTTAAAAAAG ATACACAACACCAGTTCAATCAAAGGGAGAGTGATTGGGGTTTCACATCGTTCATGCCTCTTAGTGAGCTTTATGACCCCAACAAGGGGTACCTTGTGAATGATACTTGTATTGTGGAAGCTGATGTTGCTGTACGTAAGGTTGTTGATTATTGGGCTTATGACTCAAAGAAGGAGACAGGCTATGTTGGACTAAAGAACCAGGGAGCAACTTGTTACATGAATTCTCTTCTCCAAACTTTGTATCATATTCCTTACTTCAGAAAG GCTGTATATCATATGCCAACAACTGAGAACGATAACCCAACAGGGAGCATACCATTAGCTTTACAAAGTTTATATTATAAGCTCCAATATAATGACACCAGCGTAGCTACGAAAGAATTGACGAAATCATTTGGATGGGACACATATGATTCCTTTTTGCAACATGATGTGCAAGAACTTAACAGAGTTTTATGTGAAAAGCTAGAAGACAAGATGAAG GGAACTGTTGTCGAAGGGACTATACAACAGCTGTTCGAGGGGCACCATATGAATTACATTGAATGCATCAATGTAGATTTTAAATCAACGCGAAAAGAATCATTTTATG ATCTTCAGCTTGATGTGAAAGGTTGTAAGGATGTTTATGCTTCCTTTGACAAGTATGTGGAAGTTGAACGCCTTGAAGGAGACAACAAATACCATGCTGAAGACCATGGCTTGCAG GATGCCAAGAAGGGTGTCTTGTTCATTGACTTCCCTCCAGTTCTCCAGCTGCAGTTAAAGCGGTTTGAGTATGATTTTATGAGAGATATGATGGTTAAG ATAAATGACCGATATGAATTTCCATTGGAACTTGATCTTGATAGAGACAATGGCAAGTATTTATCACCAGAAGCAGATAAGAGTGTACGAAACCTTTACATACTTCACAG TGTTTTGGTTCATAGTGGTGGTGTTCATGGTGGACATTATTACGCCTTCATCAGGCCGACGCTCTCTGATCAGTG GTATAAATTTGACGATGAGAGGGTCACTAAAGAAGATGCAAAAAGGGCATTAGAGGAGCAGTATGGTGGCGAAGAAGAG TTGCCACAGACAAATCCTGGCTTCAATAACACTCCATTTAAATTTACCAAGTATTCAAATGCATACATGCTTGTCTATATACGTGTGAGTGACAAGGACAAGATAATTTGCAATGTGGATGAAAAGGACATCGCAGTTCATCTTCGG GTAAGACTGAAAAAGgaacaagaagaaaaagaagacaAGAGAAGATATAAAGCTCAGGCTCACCTTTATACTATCATCAAG GTTGCTCGAGATGAGGACTTGAGGGAACAGATTGGaaaggatatttattttgatcttGTTGATCACGATAAAGTTCGTAACTTTCGAATTCAGAAACAGATGCCTTTTAACCTTTTCAAG GAGGAAGTTGCCAAAGAACTTGGTGTACCGGTTCAATTTCAGCGCTTTTGGATCTGGGCAAAGAGGCAGAACCATACTTATCGCCCGAACAGGCCTTTGACTCCACAAGAGGAAGCACAAACT GTTGGAGCATTGAGGGAAGTTTCCAACAAAGCCCACAACGCAGAATTGAAATTGTTTTTGGAAGTAGAATATGGACCA GATTTACATCCTATTATTCCACCAGAGAAGATAAAGGAAGATATACTGCTGTTTTTTAAACTTTATGATCCCGAGAAAGAAGAGCTtcg ATATGTTGGGAGGCTTTTTGTGAAAAGCTCTAGAAAGCCTATTGAGATCCAAACAAAGCTAAATGAACTGGCTGGATTTGCTCCTGATGAAGAGATTGAATTCTTTGAG GAAATTAAATATGAGCCATCTGTTATGTGTGAACGCCTTGATAAAAGAGCTTCATTTCGTTTTAGTCAG ATTGAAGACGGTGACATTATTTGCTTCCAGAAACGGCCTCAGCCTGAAAGTGAAGAGATATTTAGATTTCCTGATGTCCCTTTGTTTTTGGAATATGTGAAGAATCGCCAG GTCGTGCATTTTCGAGCACTGGAAAGACCTAAGGAAGATGAATTTTTCCTTGAGTT GTCAAAGAATCACACTTATGATGATGTTATGGAAAGGGTTGCCCAGCGCCTTGGCTTGGATGATCCATCAAAAATTCGGCTTACGCCTCACAATTGCTATTCCCAGCAACCGAAACCCAATCCTATCAAATATAGAGCAGTTGACCATTTATTAGACATGCTAGTCCACTACAATCAG ATATCAGATATATTGTACTATGAAGTGCTGGACATTCCTCTTCCAGAACTGCAATGTCTGAAAACGCTGAAAGTTGCCTTCCATCATGCCACAAAGGATGAG GCTGTAATTCTCAATATTAGGTTGCCAAAACAAAGCACTGTAGGAGTTGTTCTTAATGAGATTAAAACAAAG GTAGAATTGTCTCATCCAAGTGCTGAACTTAGGCTGCTTGAAGTTTTCTATCACAAGATTTACAAG ATCTTTCCAATTAACGAGAAGATTGAGAATATAAATGACCAGTACTGGACATTACGTGCTGAGGAG ATTCCAGAAGAAGAAAAGAACATTGGGCCCAATGATCGTTTGATCCATGTTTACCATTTCACAAAGGAGAGCGCCCAGAATCAAGTG CAAGTTCAAAATTTTGGGGATCCCTTCTTTCTGGTCATCCACGAAGGTGAAAAATTAGAAGATGTTAAATTGCGCATTCAAAGAAGATTGCAAGTTCCAGATGAGGAATTTTCTAAG TGGAAGTTTGCGTTTCTATCATTGGGACGGCCAGAGTATCTTGAGGATTCTGACATTATCTCTAGTCGTTTTCAG AGGAGAGAGGTTTATGGTGCTTGGGAGCAATACCTTGGGCTAGAGCATTCAGACACAAGTCCGAAAAGAGCTTATACTGCCAACCAG AACCGCCACACGTTTGAGAAACCAGTGAAAATATACAATTAA
- the LOC140818563 gene encoding ubiquitin C-terminal hydrolase 12-like isoform X5: MTMMTPQPLDQQDDEEMLVPHSDVVEGPQPLVEGPQPMEGTLENQVSDEPQASRFTWAIENFSRLNMKKIYSDIFVVGGYKWRVLIFPKGNNVDYLSMYLDVADSANLPYGWNRYAQFSLAIVNHVHNKYTVKKDTQHQFNQRESDWGFTSFMPLSELYDPNKGYLVNDTCIVEADVAVRKVVDYWAYDSKKETGYVGLKNQGATCYMNSLLQTLYHIPYFRKAVYHMPTTENDNPTGSIPLALQSLYYKLQYNDTSVATKELTKSFGWDTYDSFLQHDVQELNRVLCEKLEDKMKGTVVEGTIQQLFEGHHMNYIECINVDFKSTRKESFYDLQLDVKGCKDVYASFDKYVEVERLEGDNKYHAEDHGLQDAKKGVLFIDFPPVLQLQLKRFEYDFMRDMMVKINDRYEFPLELDLDRDNGKYLSPEADKSVRNLYILHSVLVHSGGVHGGHYYAFIRPTLSDQWYKFDDERVTKEDAKRALEEQYGGEEELPQTNPGFNNTPFKFTKYSNAYMLVYIRVSDKDKIICNVDEKDIAVHLRVRLKKEQEEKEDKRRYKAQAHLYTIIKVARDEDLREQIGKDIYFDLVDHDKVRNFRIQKQMPFNLFKEEVAKELGVPVQFQRFWIWAKRQNHTYRPNRPLTPQEEAQTVGALREVSNKAHNAELKLFLEVEYGPDLHPIIPPEKIKEDILLFFKLYDPEKEELRYVGRLFVKSSRKPIEIQTKLNELAGFAPDEEIEFFEEIKYEPSVMCERLDKRASFRFSQIEDGDIICFQKRPQPESEEIFRFPDVPLFLEYVKNRQVVHFRALERPKEDEFFLELSKNHTYDDVMERVAQRLGLDDPSKIRLTPHNCYSQQPKPNPIKYRAVDHLLDMLVHYNQISDILYYEVLDIPLPELQCLKTLKVAFHHATKDEAVILNIRLPKQSTVGVVLNEIKTKVELSHPSAELRLLEVFYHKIYKIFPINEKIENINDQYWTLRAEEIPEEEKNIGPNDRLIHVYHFTKESAQNQVQVQNFGDPFFLVIHEGEKLEDVKLRIQRRLQVPDEEFSKWKFAFLSLGRPEYLEDSDIISSRFQRREVYGAWEQYLGLEHSDTSPKRAYTANQNRHTFEKPVKIYN; the protein is encoded by the exons ATGACCATGATGACTCCTCAGCCGTTGGAT CAGCAGGATGATGAAGAGATGCTGGTGCCGCACTCGGATGTAGTAGAAGGGCCTCAGCCTTTGGTTGAAGGACCTCAACCAATGGAAG GAACTTTGGAAAACCAGGTGAGTGATGAGCCTCAGGCGTCACGCTTCACGTGGGCAATAGAGAACTTTTCCCGATTGAATATGAAGAAGATTTATTCTGACATCTTCGTTGTTGGGGGATATAAATG GCGGGTACTTATTTTCCCTAAGGGAAATAATGTGGATTATTTGTCGATGTATTTAGATGTCGCTGATTCAGCAAACTTGCCATATGGGTGGAATAGATATGCACAGTTTAGCCTGGCTATAGTTAATCATGTGCATAACAAGTATACAGTTAAAAAAG ATACACAACACCAGTTCAATCAAAGGGAGAGTGATTGGGGTTTCACATCGTTCATGCCTCTTAGTGAGCTTTATGACCCCAACAAGGGGTACCTTGTGAATGATACTTGTATTGTGGAAGCTGATGTTGCTGTACGTAAGGTTGTTGATTATTGGGCTTATGACTCAAAGAAGGAGACAGGCTATGTTGGACTAAAGAACCAGGGAGCAACTTGTTACATGAATTCTCTTCTCCAAACTTTGTATCATATTCCTTACTTCAGAAAG GCTGTATATCATATGCCAACAACTGAGAACGATAACCCAACAGGGAGCATACCATTAGCTTTACAAAGTTTATATTATAAGCTCCAATATAATGACACCAGCGTAGCTACGAAAGAATTGACGAAATCATTTGGATGGGACACATATGATTCCTTTTTGCAACATGATGTGCAAGAACTTAACAGAGTTTTATGTGAAAAGCTAGAAGACAAGATGAAG GGAACTGTTGTCGAAGGGACTATACAACAGCTGTTCGAGGGGCACCATATGAATTACATTGAATGCATCAATGTAGATTTTAAATCAACGCGAAAAGAATCATTTTATG ATCTTCAGCTTGATGTGAAAGGTTGTAAGGATGTTTATGCTTCCTTTGACAAGTATGTGGAAGTTGAACGCCTTGAAGGAGACAACAAATACCATGCTGAAGACCATGGCTTGCAG GATGCCAAGAAGGGTGTCTTGTTCATTGACTTCCCTCCAGTTCTCCAGCTGCAGTTAAAGCGGTTTGAGTATGATTTTATGAGAGATATGATGGTTAAG ATAAATGACCGATATGAATTTCCATTGGAACTTGATCTTGATAGAGACAATGGCAAGTATTTATCACCAGAAGCAGATAAGAGTGTACGAAACCTTTACATACTTCACAG TGTTTTGGTTCATAGTGGTGGTGTTCATGGTGGACATTATTACGCCTTCATCAGGCCGACGCTCTCTGATCAGTG GTATAAATTTGACGATGAGAGGGTCACTAAAGAAGATGCAAAAAGGGCATTAGAGGAGCAGTATGGTGGCGAAGAAGAG TTGCCACAGACAAATCCTGGCTTCAATAACACTCCATTTAAATTTACCAAGTATTCAAATGCATACATGCTTGTCTATATACGTGTGAGTGACAAGGACAAGATAATTTGCAATGTGGATGAAAAGGACATCGCAGTTCATCTTCGG GTAAGACTGAAAAAGgaacaagaagaaaaagaagacaAGAGAAGATATAAAGCTCAGGCTCACCTTTATACTATCATCAAG GTTGCTCGAGATGAGGACTTGAGGGAACAGATTGGaaaggatatttattttgatcttGTTGATCACGATAAAGTTCGTAACTTTCGAATTCAGAAACAGATGCCTTTTAACCTTTTCAAG GAGGAAGTTGCCAAAGAACTTGGTGTACCGGTTCAATTTCAGCGCTTTTGGATCTGGGCAAAGAGGCAGAACCATACTTATCGCCCGAACAGGCCTTTGACTCCACAAGAGGAAGCACAAACT GTTGGAGCATTGAGGGAAGTTTCCAACAAAGCCCACAACGCAGAATTGAAATTGTTTTTGGAAGTAGAATATGGACCA GATTTACATCCTATTATTCCACCAGAGAAGATAAAGGAAGATATACTGCTGTTTTTTAAACTTTATGATCCCGAGAAAGAAGAGCTtcg ATATGTTGGGAGGCTTTTTGTGAAAAGCTCTAGAAAGCCTATTGAGATCCAAACAAAGCTAAATGAACTGGCTGGATTTGCTCCTGATGAAGAGATTGAATTCTTTGAG GAAATTAAATATGAGCCATCTGTTATGTGTGAACGCCTTGATAAAAGAGCTTCATTTCGTTTTAGTCAG ATTGAAGACGGTGACATTATTTGCTTCCAGAAACGGCCTCAGCCTGAAAGTGAAGAGATATTTAGATTTCCTGATGTCCCTTTGTTTTTGGAATATGTGAAGAATCGCCAG GTCGTGCATTTTCGAGCACTGGAAAGACCTAAGGAAGATGAATTTTTCCTTGAGTT GTCAAAGAATCACACTTATGATGATGTTATGGAAAGGGTTGCCCAGCGCCTTGGCTTGGATGATCCATCAAAAATTCGGCTTACGCCTCACAATTGCTATTCCCAGCAACCGAAACCCAATCCTATCAAATATAGAGCAGTTGACCATTTATTAGACATGCTAGTCCACTACAATCAG ATATCAGATATATTGTACTATGAAGTGCTGGACATTCCTCTTCCAGAACTGCAATGTCTGAAAACGCTGAAAGTTGCCTTCCATCATGCCACAAAGGATGAG GCTGTAATTCTCAATATTAGGTTGCCAAAACAAAGCACTGTAGGAGTTGTTCTTAATGAGATTAAAACAAAG GTAGAATTGTCTCATCCAAGTGCTGAACTTAGGCTGCTTGAAGTTTTCTATCACAAGATTTACAAG ATCTTTCCAATTAACGAGAAGATTGAGAATATAAATGACCAGTACTGGACATTACGTGCTGAGGAG ATTCCAGAAGAAGAAAAGAACATTGGGCCCAATGATCGTTTGATCCATGTTTACCATTTCACAAAGGAGAGCGCCCAGAATCAAGTG CAAGTTCAAAATTTTGGGGATCCCTTCTTTCTGGTCATCCACGAAGGTGAAAAATTAGAAGATGTTAAATTGCGCATTCAAAGAAGATTGCAAGTTCCAGATGAGGAATTTTCTAAG TGGAAGTTTGCGTTTCTATCATTGGGACGGCCAGAGTATCTTGAGGATTCTGACATTATCTCTAGTCGTTTTCAG AGGAGAGAGGTTTATGGTGCTTGGGAGCAATACCTTGGGCTAGAGCATTCAGACACAAGTCCGAAAAGAGCTTATACTGCCAACCAG AACCGCCACACGTTTGAGAAACCAGTGAAAATATACAATTAA
- the LOC140818563 gene encoding ubiquitin C-terminal hydrolase 12-like isoform X3, with the protein MTMMTPQPLDQQDDEEMLVPHSDVVEGPQPLVEGPQPMEDNAGTLENQVSDEPQASRFTWAIENFSRLNMKKIYSDIFVVGGYKWRVLIFPKGNNVDYLSMYLDVADSANLPYGWNRYAQFSLAIVNHVHNKYTVKKDTQHQFNQRESDWGFTSFMPLSELYDPNKGYLVNDTCIVEADVAVRKVVDYWAYDSKKETGYVGLKNQGATCYMNSLLQTLYHIPYFRKAVYHMPTTENDNPTGSIPLALQSLYYKLQYNDTSVATKELTKSFGWDTYDSFLQHDVQELNRVLCEKLEDKMKGTVVEGTIQQLFEGHHMNYIECINVDFKSTRKESFYDLQLDVKGCKDVYASFDKYVEVERLEGDNKYHAEDHGLQDAKKGVLFIDFPPVLQLQLKRFEYDFMRDMMVKINDRYEFPLELDLDRDNGKYLSPEADKSVRNLYILHSVLVHSGGVHGGHYYAFIRPTLSDQWYKFDDERVTKEDAKRALEEQYGGEEELPQTNPGFNNTPFKFTKYSNAYMLVYIRVSDKDKIICNVDEKDIAVHLRVRLKKEQEEKEDKRRYKAQAHLYTIIKVARDEDLREQIGKDIYFDLVDHDKVRNFRIQKQMPFNLFKEEVAKELGVPVQFQRFWIWAKRQNHTYRPNRPLTPQEEAQTVGALREVSNKAHNAELKLFLEVEYGPDLHPIIPPEKIKEDILLFFKLYDPEKEELRYVGRLFVKSSRKPIEIQTKLNELAGFAPDEEIEFFEEIKYEPSVMCERLDKRASFRFSQIEDGDIICFQKRPQPESEEIFRFPDVPLFLEYVKNRQVVHFRALERPKEDEFFLELSKNHTYDDVMERVAQRLGLDDPSKIRLTPHNCYSQQPKPNPIKYRAVDHLLDMLVHYNQISDILYYEVLDIPLPELQCLKTLKVAFHHATKDEAVILNIRLPKQSTVGVVLNEIKTKVELSHPSAELRLLEVFYHKIYKIFPINEKIENINDQYWTLRAEEIPEEEKNIGPNDRLIHVYHFTKESAQNQVQVQNFGDPFFLVIHEGEKLEDVKLRIQRRLQVPDEEFSKWKFAFLSLGRPEYLEDSDIISSRFQRREVYGAWEQYLGLEHSDTSPKRAYTANQNRHTFEKPVKIYN; encoded by the exons ATGACCATGATGACTCCTCAGCCGTTGGAT CAGCAGGATGATGAAGAGATGCTGGTGCCGCACTCGGATGTAGTAGAAGGGCCTCAGCCTTTGGTTGAAGGACCTCAACCAATGGAAG ACAATGCAGGAACTTTGGAAAACCAGGTGAGTGATGAGCCTCAGGCGTCACGCTTCACGTGGGCAATAGAGAACTTTTCCCGATTGAATATGAAGAAGATTTATTCTGACATCTTCGTTGTTGGGGGATATAAATG GCGGGTACTTATTTTCCCTAAGGGAAATAATGTGGATTATTTGTCGATGTATTTAGATGTCGCTGATTCAGCAAACTTGCCATATGGGTGGAATAGATATGCACAGTTTAGCCTGGCTATAGTTAATCATGTGCATAACAAGTATACAGTTAAAAAAG ATACACAACACCAGTTCAATCAAAGGGAGAGTGATTGGGGTTTCACATCGTTCATGCCTCTTAGTGAGCTTTATGACCCCAACAAGGGGTACCTTGTGAATGATACTTGTATTGTGGAAGCTGATGTTGCTGTACGTAAGGTTGTTGATTATTGGGCTTATGACTCAAAGAAGGAGACAGGCTATGTTGGACTAAAGAACCAGGGAGCAACTTGTTACATGAATTCTCTTCTCCAAACTTTGTATCATATTCCTTACTTCAGAAAG GCTGTATATCATATGCCAACAACTGAGAACGATAACCCAACAGGGAGCATACCATTAGCTTTACAAAGTTTATATTATAAGCTCCAATATAATGACACCAGCGTAGCTACGAAAGAATTGACGAAATCATTTGGATGGGACACATATGATTCCTTTTTGCAACATGATGTGCAAGAACTTAACAGAGTTTTATGTGAAAAGCTAGAAGACAAGATGAAG GGAACTGTTGTCGAAGGGACTATACAACAGCTGTTCGAGGGGCACCATATGAATTACATTGAATGCATCAATGTAGATTTTAAATCAACGCGAAAAGAATCATTTTATG ATCTTCAGCTTGATGTGAAAGGTTGTAAGGATGTTTATGCTTCCTTTGACAAGTATGTGGAAGTTGAACGCCTTGAAGGAGACAACAAATACCATGCTGAAGACCATGGCTTGCAG GATGCCAAGAAGGGTGTCTTGTTCATTGACTTCCCTCCAGTTCTCCAGCTGCAGTTAAAGCGGTTTGAGTATGATTTTATGAGAGATATGATGGTTAAG ATAAATGACCGATATGAATTTCCATTGGAACTTGATCTTGATAGAGACAATGGCAAGTATTTATCACCAGAAGCAGATAAGAGTGTACGAAACCTTTACATACTTCACAG TGTTTTGGTTCATAGTGGTGGTGTTCATGGTGGACATTATTACGCCTTCATCAGGCCGACGCTCTCTGATCAGTG GTATAAATTTGACGATGAGAGGGTCACTAAAGAAGATGCAAAAAGGGCATTAGAGGAGCAGTATGGTGGCGAAGAAGAG TTGCCACAGACAAATCCTGGCTTCAATAACACTCCATTTAAATTTACCAAGTATTCAAATGCATACATGCTTGTCTATATACGTGTGAGTGACAAGGACAAGATAATTTGCAATGTGGATGAAAAGGACATCGCAGTTCATCTTCGG GTAAGACTGAAAAAGgaacaagaagaaaaagaagacaAGAGAAGATATAAAGCTCAGGCTCACCTTTATACTATCATCAAG GTTGCTCGAGATGAGGACTTGAGGGAACAGATTGGaaaggatatttattttgatcttGTTGATCACGATAAAGTTCGTAACTTTCGAATTCAGAAACAGATGCCTTTTAACCTTTTCAAG GAGGAAGTTGCCAAAGAACTTGGTGTACCGGTTCAATTTCAGCGCTTTTGGATCTGGGCAAAGAGGCAGAACCATACTTATCGCCCGAACAGGCCTTTGACTCCACAAGAGGAAGCACAAACT GTTGGAGCATTGAGGGAAGTTTCCAACAAAGCCCACAACGCAGAATTGAAATTGTTTTTGGAAGTAGAATATGGACCA GATTTACATCCTATTATTCCACCAGAGAAGATAAAGGAAGATATACTGCTGTTTTTTAAACTTTATGATCCCGAGAAAGAAGAGCTtcg ATATGTTGGGAGGCTTTTTGTGAAAAGCTCTAGAAAGCCTATTGAGATCCAAACAAAGCTAAATGAACTGGCTGGATTTGCTCCTGATGAAGAGATTGAATTCTTTGAG GAAATTAAATATGAGCCATCTGTTATGTGTGAACGCCTTGATAAAAGAGCTTCATTTCGTTTTAGTCAG ATTGAAGACGGTGACATTATTTGCTTCCAGAAACGGCCTCAGCCTGAAAGTGAAGAGATATTTAGATTTCCTGATGTCCCTTTGTTTTTGGAATATGTGAAGAATCGCCAG GTCGTGCATTTTCGAGCACTGGAAAGACCTAAGGAAGATGAATTTTTCCTTGAGTT GTCAAAGAATCACACTTATGATGATGTTATGGAAAGGGTTGCCCAGCGCCTTGGCTTGGATGATCCATCAAAAATTCGGCTTACGCCTCACAATTGCTATTCCCAGCAACCGAAACCCAATCCTATCAAATATAGAGCAGTTGACCATTTATTAGACATGCTAGTCCACTACAATCAG ATATCAGATATATTGTACTATGAAGTGCTGGACATTCCTCTTCCAGAACTGCAATGTCTGAAAACGCTGAAAGTTGCCTTCCATCATGCCACAAAGGATGAG GCTGTAATTCTCAATATTAGGTTGCCAAAACAAAGCACTGTAGGAGTTGTTCTTAATGAGATTAAAACAAAG GTAGAATTGTCTCATCCAAGTGCTGAACTTAGGCTGCTTGAAGTTTTCTATCACAAGATTTACAAG ATCTTTCCAATTAACGAGAAGATTGAGAATATAAATGACCAGTACTGGACATTACGTGCTGAGGAG ATTCCAGAAGAAGAAAAGAACATTGGGCCCAATGATCGTTTGATCCATGTTTACCATTTCACAAAGGAGAGCGCCCAGAATCAAGTG CAAGTTCAAAATTTTGGGGATCCCTTCTTTCTGGTCATCCACGAAGGTGAAAAATTAGAAGATGTTAAATTGCGCATTCAAAGAAGATTGCAAGTTCCAGATGAGGAATTTTCTAAG TGGAAGTTTGCGTTTCTATCATTGGGACGGCCAGAGTATCTTGAGGATTCTGACATTATCTCTAGTCGTTTTCAG AGGAGAGAGGTTTATGGTGCTTGGGAGCAATACCTTGGGCTAGAGCATTCAGACACAAGTCCGAAAAGAGCTTATACTGCCAACCAG AACCGCCACACGTTTGAGAAACCAGTGAAAATATACAATTAA